A single genomic interval of Methanorbis rubei harbors:
- the thsA gene encoding thermosome subunit alpha: MSSRSGQPVVILRENVEHVPGQEALRSNIMAAKVLGNTVRTTLGPRGMDKMLVAQGSDDIVITNDGATILHQIQVQHPGAKLVVEVAETQDDECGDGTTTAVVLVGSFMEQAEKLIDTGVHPSVIAKGYNLGMAKAMEILDSLAIDVTPKDTAMLKQIAKTAMTGKSIEMMMDKACDIIVEAVSTVATTVGKKTIVNEDDILVKTKRSESMDAELIKGVLIDKTRLDALMPKKIKGVKAAFIANPLEITKTQTKSKIKITSHEQLEAFSVAERETLKAMAQQFVENGVNVVLCQKGIADPVQYYLGESGIYALEFVPEKDLKYAARALGGQIVNKPEDLSPEVIGTAGNLDMLEDLEMTKLSGCKNPQAVTILLRGSSQHLVDELERAVEDAKRVVQDVIEDGSYTIGGGSVETELSLRIREYAATEGGRVQLAIEGYAKAFEIIPKTLAENSGFDTVDKVIDLRQAHATGQKYAGLDVFTGKVVDMKAAGVVEPKRVKRQAIQSASETAMLLIRVDDMMVSKGAGQM; encoded by the coding sequence ATGTCAAGCAGATCAGGACAGCCTGTCGTTATTTTACGGGAAAACGTTGAGCACGTGCCCGGACAAGAAGCGCTTCGCTCAAATATCATGGCCGCAAAAGTTCTCGGCAACACCGTTCGGACCACCCTTGGCCCACGCGGCATGGACAAAATGCTGGTTGCACAAGGAAGCGACGACATTGTCATCACCAACGATGGTGCGACAATTCTCCACCAGATTCAGGTCCAGCACCCGGGAGCAAAGCTCGTTGTTGAGGTCGCAGAGACCCAGGACGACGAGTGCGGCGACGGAACCACAACCGCAGTTGTACTGGTCGGATCCTTTATGGAGCAGGCCGAGAAGCTGATCGATACCGGTGTTCACCCGTCGGTTATCGCAAAAGGCTACAACCTCGGCATGGCAAAGGCAATGGAGATCCTCGACAGTCTCGCAATCGACGTGACCCCGAAGGATACTGCAATGCTGAAACAGATTGCAAAGACCGCAATGACCGGCAAGTCCATTGAGATGATGATGGACAAAGCCTGCGACATTATTGTTGAAGCAGTCAGCACAGTTGCAACCACGGTCGGCAAGAAGACCATCGTCAACGAGGACGACATTCTTGTCAAGACCAAACGCAGTGAGTCCATGGACGCAGAACTCATCAAGGGAGTTTTAATCGACAAGACCAGACTTGATGCACTGATGCCGAAGAAGATCAAAGGCGTGAAGGCAGCATTCATTGCAAACCCGCTTGAGATCACCAAGACCCAGACCAAATCCAAGATTAAGATCACGTCCCACGAGCAGCTTGAAGCATTCTCTGTTGCAGAACGCGAGACCCTGAAAGCAATGGCACAGCAGTTTGTTGAGAACGGTGTGAACGTTGTCCTCTGTCAGAAAGGAATTGCAGATCCGGTTCAGTACTATCTCGGCGAGAGCGGCATCTATGCACTTGAGTTTGTTCCGGAAAAGGATCTCAAGTACGCAGCAAGAGCACTCGGCGGCCAGATTGTCAACAAACCCGAGGACCTTTCCCCTGAAGTTATCGGTACCGCAGGCAACCTTGACATGCTTGAAGACCTTGAGATGACGAAACTCTCAGGCTGCAAGAACCCGCAGGCAGTGACGATTCTTCTGCGCGGATCCTCTCAGCACCTTGTTGATGAGCTTGAGCGTGCAGTCGAAGATGCAAAACGTGTCGTGCAGGATGTCATTGAGGATGGTTCCTACACGATCGGCGGCGGTTCAGTTGAGACCGAGCTGTCCCTGAGAATCCGTGAGTACGCAGCAACCGAGGGCGGACGTGTCCAGCTCGCAATCGAGGGCTATGCAAAGGCATTCGAGATCATTCCGAAGACTCTTGCCGAGAACTCAGGATTTGATACCGTCGACAAAGTTATCGACCTCCGTCAGGCACATGCAACCGGTCAGAAGTACGCAGGTCTTGATGTCTTCACCGGAAAAGTTGTTGACATGAAGGCAGCAGGCGTTGTTGAACCGAAACGTGTCAAGCGTCAGGCAATTCAGAGTGCATCCGAGACTGCCATGCTCCTGATCCGTGTCGATGACATGATGGTCAGCAAAGGCGCAGGCCAGATGTAA
- a CDS encoding orotate phosphoribosyltransferase-like protein, producing MSSLEELMAKAKDLRADGHSSGQIADEMSLSVDTVTWLLTQSKTNTAVPKDVHIDWTTVSSNATLLGGIASMMSACFDAETGGTVDEEIDSVVGISISGVPLATLIAAEDGLDLSIYHPSKHNAEDGPGGISGNFGKISGKRCILVDDVITSGNTLKELVAYLRRHNATPVAILVIFDKRGMTEVDGVPVYSLFSIRLVD from the coding sequence ATGTCTTCCCTCGAAGAGCTTATGGCAAAAGCAAAAGATCTCCGTGCGGACGGTCACTCATCCGGTCAGATTGCTGACGAAATGAGTCTGTCTGTAGACACGGTCACCTGGCTTCTCACCCAGAGCAAAACAAACACCGCAGTTCCCAAAGACGTGCACATCGACTGGACGACCGTCAGCTCCAACGCAACCCTTCTTGGCGGCATCGCATCCATGATGTCCGCATGCTTTGACGCGGAAACTGGCGGCACGGTCGATGAAGAAATAGACTCAGTTGTCGGCATCTCCATCTCCGGAGTTCCGCTTGCAACCCTGATTGCAGCTGAAGACGGACTCGACCTCTCCATCTACCACCCGTCCAAGCACAATGCCGAGGACGGACCCGGAGGCATCTCAGGAAATTTCGGAAAAATCAGCGGCAAACGCTGCATTCTCGTCGACGACGTCATCACGTCCGGAAACACCCTCAAGGAACTCGTCGCTTATCTTCGCAGACACAATGCGACTCCGGTTGCCATTCTCGTCATCTTTGACAAGCGCGGCATGACCGAAGTTGACGGTGTTCCGGTCTACTCGCTGTTCTCTATACGGCTTGTTGACTAA
- a CDS encoding nucleotide-binding protein has product MRYILDTSFFFGEYPFDGEFATTSGVVDELRDAASKMRYEVMQSRGLTISEPEPEAELRVREAAGKSGDVRVLSETDISVIALGLTLEGTVVSDDFAVQNVCRHLKIPVQNLMQKKAKRRVWKNICSGCGAEIPDGEADCPVCGSLPLKRGTEKRGLERKR; this is encoded by the coding sequence ATGCGCTATATTTTGGATACTTCATTTTTTTTCGGGGAGTACCCGTTTGACGGAGAGTTTGCAACAACGTCCGGCGTTGTTGATGAGCTGAGGGACGCTGCATCAAAGATGCGGTATGAGGTGATGCAAAGCAGAGGCCTCACCATCTCTGAGCCGGAGCCGGAGGCAGAGCTCCGAGTCCGCGAGGCTGCGGGTAAGTCAGGCGACGTGCGGGTACTCTCGGAGACCGACATCTCGGTCATTGCTCTGGGGCTTACGCTCGAAGGAACGGTGGTCTCGGATGACTTTGCGGTACAGAATGTCTGTCGCCATCTGAAGATTCCGGTACAGAATCTTATGCAGAAGAAAGCAAAGCGAAGAGTCTGGAAAAATATCTGCAGCGGCTGCGGCGCAGAAATTCCCGACGGTGAAGCTGACTGTCCGGTCTGCGGGTCACTGCCGTTGAAACGCGGGACCGAGAAGAGGGGTTTGGAGAGAAAGAGATAG
- a CDS encoding ribose-phosphate diphosphokinase produces the protein MKVIYTEKSQLLAARVAENLGCKIAEVKYNTFPDGEQYVRVMDLDDEMVIVASTVDAGSVLQAVLMLDACEGRNTTLVLPYMGYARQDKRFNEGEPISARALARILSEGASRIFTVNIHDPSVLSHFKCPAQNLTIAPKVGEYIKTMNLADPLVLAPDDGAWEFAKGVASFGGWDCDHLDKTRLSGSEVKMAPKHLEANGRDCIIVDDIIATGGSMATAAGMLKEQGATSVRAAGVHGVFASGGYVKLMQAGLADVASSDTIERASSKITASTVIADAVRR, from the coding sequence ATGAAAGTTATCTATACCGAAAAAAGTCAGCTCCTCGCCGCACGGGTAGCCGAAAATCTTGGCTGTAAGATTGCCGAGGTCAAATACAACACGTTCCCTGACGGAGAACAGTATGTGCGGGTGATGGACCTGGATGACGAGATGGTTATCGTTGCAAGCACGGTTGATGCAGGATCCGTTCTGCAGGCAGTCCTCATGCTGGACGCGTGCGAGGGAAGAAACACGACGCTTGTTCTTCCGTACATGGGCTACGCACGTCAGGACAAAAGGTTCAATGAAGGCGAGCCGATCAGCGCCCGTGCGCTGGCACGCATTCTTTCGGAGGGGGCGTCACGCATTTTCACGGTAAATATTCATGATCCGTCAGTTCTTTCCCACTTCAAGTGCCCAGCACAGAATCTGACGATCGCGCCAAAAGTTGGCGAGTACATCAAGACGATGAACCTCGCAGACCCGCTGGTGCTCGCGCCCGATGACGGGGCATGGGAGTTTGCAAAAGGTGTGGCATCTTTCGGAGGCTGGGACTGCGATCATCTTGACAAGACCAGACTTTCGGGATCAGAGGTGAAGATGGCGCCGAAGCATCTTGAGGCAAACGGCCGTGACTGTATCATTGTGGATGATATTATTGCAACCGGCGGGTCGATGGCAACAGCTGCCGGGATGCTCAAGGAACAGGGAGCAACGTCAGTCCGTGCCGCAGGAGTGCACGGCGTGTTTGCAAGCGGCGGGTATGTGAAGCTGATGCAGGCAGGACTTGCTGATGTTGCGTCATCTGATACGATTGAGCGTGCAAGCAGCAAAATTACTGCTTCAACCGTGATTGCAGACGCAGTTCGCAGATAA
- the lonB gene encoding ATP-dependent protease LonB, with amino-acid sequence MRFDTTADIIIPPSLIDQVIGQEHAVEVIKKAATQRRHVMMIGSPGTGKSMLAKAMAELLPKEEMQDILTYPNAEDNNNPIIRVVPAGRGKEIVAAHRTEARKRVSSRNTMLMVIILGVIVFAIFSGQLIMGLLVVLMLFFVFKSMMPRDEAMVPKLIVSNKPDSKAPFVDGTGTHAGALLGDVRHDPFQSGGLETPSHDRVEAGAIHRAHKGVLFIDEINTLELPSQQSLLTALQEGEFPITGQSERSSGAMVRTENVPCRFIMIAAGNLDAMQGMHPALRSRIRGYGYEVYMGETMDDTMQNRARLVRFIAQEVQNDAKIPHFDPSAVSEILREARRRSGRKGHLTLKLRDLGGLVRVAGDLARQAGDSATTMKHVVDAKQIARSVEDQISDEYIRRTRDYDLTIVEGNLVGRVNGLAVVGNDAGSVLPITAEVTPSQGAGAVIATGLLKEIAQESIKNVSALIKKFSGTDIRKVDIHVQFIGTYNGVEGDSASITVATAVISALENIPVRQAVAMTGSLSVRGDVLPIGGVTYKIEAAAKAGIHTVIIPQSNLDDVLIEERYKQMVTILPVTRIEEVLRYALVPEDTEAFEKKLSMIGKHMEIPKMPAVAEATEA; translated from the coding sequence ATGCGGTTTGACACAACTGCTGATATCATCATCCCGCCGTCATTGATCGATCAGGTGATTGGTCAGGAACATGCGGTTGAGGTCATCAAAAAAGCGGCAACACAGCGCCGCCATGTGATGATGATCGGCAGTCCTGGTACCGGAAAGTCGATGCTTGCCAAAGCAATGGCTGAACTTCTGCCAAAAGAGGAGATGCAGGACATTCTCACCTACCCAAACGCAGAAGACAATAATAATCCGATCATCCGTGTGGTTCCGGCAGGCCGCGGCAAGGAAATTGTTGCCGCTCACCGTACCGAGGCACGCAAGCGTGTTTCGTCCCGGAACACGATGCTGATGGTGATCATTTTAGGTGTGATCGTGTTCGCCATCTTCAGCGGTCAGCTGATTATGGGACTTTTAGTGGTTCTCATGCTGTTCTTTGTTTTCAAGAGCATGATGCCGCGGGACGAGGCGATGGTGCCAAAGCTGATCGTCTCCAACAAACCTGACTCCAAAGCGCCGTTCGTTGACGGTACCGGAACCCATGCAGGTGCACTGCTTGGCGATGTCCGTCACGACCCGTTCCAGTCCGGAGGTCTTGAGACGCCGTCTCACGACCGTGTGGAGGCAGGAGCTATCCACCGCGCTCACAAGGGAGTGCTGTTCATTGATGAGATCAATACGCTTGAGCTTCCCTCGCAGCAGAGTCTTCTCACCGCTCTGCAGGAGGGAGAGTTCCCGATTACCGGTCAGAGCGAGAGATCGTCAGGTGCAATGGTCAGAACCGAGAATGTTCCCTGCCGGTTCATTATGATCGCGGCAGGAAATCTGGATGCGATGCAGGGCATGCACCCGGCACTGCGCAGCCGTATCCGCGGATACGGTTACGAGGTCTACATGGGCGAGACGATGGATGACACGATGCAGAACCGTGCCCGCCTCGTCCGCTTCATTGCGCAGGAAGTCCAGAACGATGCAAAGATTCCCCACTTTGATCCGTCAGCAGTTTCTGAGATCCTCCGCGAGGCACGCCGCAGGTCCGGCCGCAAGGGTCATCTTACCCTGAAGCTTCGTGACCTCGGTGGTCTTGTGCGTGTTGCAGGAGATCTTGCCCGTCAGGCAGGAGACTCTGCAACCACGATGAAGCATGTGGTTGATGCGAAGCAGATTGCAAGATCGGTCGAAGATCAGATCTCTGATGAGTACATCAGAAGAACCCGCGATTATGATCTGACGATTGTGGAAGGGAACCTTGTCGGCCGCGTGAACGGCCTTGCGGTTGTCGGCAATGATGCGGGATCGGTTCTGCCGATCACTGCTGAGGTTACGCCGTCGCAGGGTGCGGGAGCGGTGATTGCAACCGGTCTTCTGAAGGAGATTGCGCAGGAGTCGATCAAGAACGTGAGCGCTTTGATCAAGAAGTTCTCAGGAACCGACATCCGCAAGGTGGATATCCACGTGCAGTTTATTGGAACCTACAATGGTGTTGAGGGCGACTCGGCATCTATCACGGTGGCAACTGCGGTTATCAGTGCTCTTGAGAATATTCCTGTTCGTCAGGCTGTTGCGATGACGGGATCCCTCTCGGTTCGCGGTGATGTTCTTCCGATTGGCGGCGTGACCTATAAGATTGAGGCTGCGGCAAAGGCCGGTATCCACACGGTCATCATTCCGCAGTCGAATCTTGATGACGTGCTGATTGAGGAGCGGTACAAGCAGATGGTTACGATCCTTCCGGTGACGAGAATCGAGGAGGTTCTGCGGTATGCTCTGGTACCTGAGGATACCGAGGCTTTTGAGAAAAAGCTCTCGATGATCGGCAAGCACATGGAGATCCCGAAGATGCCTGCTGTTGCGGAAGCAACAGAGGCCTAA
- a CDS encoding TldD/PmbA family protein: protein MDTIRYYDIRYVRGNSTTITVENGDVESAGSNFFGKALIRVLGEHGWGYYTASPFDPDNSKAKQEYISRAARAAKLANVSAEIADVPYGSPRSWSCSAAEQAAIPLEEKAALLLQMEGRAKISEVVSTSARYAEQYHDVWFEDCNGYSAKSSTCRTLFTISAVAARSGNMQMNYEQEAVVGPLNLKEYLDCGEKCAKRAVELLDASAVSGGRMPAVLDPAIGGVFAHEAVGHASEGDAVRDGVSVLAGKLGTSVGSPLVTIIDDPSMHGYGYEPFDAEGIACGPTELIREGIMNAYMHSRETLAAVGLETGDAGHARAEPGMQPLVRMSNTYIKEGDSSYDEIIAECKNGILLIGSRGGQVDPGRGAFQFNAKYGYKIVNGETAGMIRDVSLSGDILSVLHNIALCGNDRKMSSGMCGKGQSVPVSDGAPHVYLTEAMVGGSGNA, encoded by the coding sequence ATGGATACGATACGCTACTATGATATCCGGTACGTCCGCGGCAACTCCACCACAATCACGGTGGAGAACGGCGACGTGGAGTCTGCCGGCTCAAACTTTTTCGGCAAAGCCCTCATCCGCGTTCTCGGTGAACACGGCTGGGGCTATTACACCGCCTCCCCCTTTGATCCTGACAACAGTAAAGCAAAGCAGGAGTACATCAGTCGCGCTGCCCGCGCCGCAAAACTTGCCAATGTCTCTGCGGAGATAGCAGACGTTCCCTATGGCTCCCCCCGCAGCTGGTCATGCTCGGCAGCTGAACAGGCAGCAATCCCGCTTGAAGAAAAAGCCGCTCTCCTTCTTCAGATGGAAGGCCGCGCAAAAATTTCCGAAGTGGTCAGCACATCCGCCAGATACGCAGAGCAGTATCATGATGTCTGGTTTGAGGACTGCAACGGATACTCGGCAAAATCCTCCACGTGCAGAACACTCTTCACCATCTCAGCAGTCGCCGCCCGCAGCGGAAACATGCAGATGAACTATGAACAGGAAGCAGTTGTCGGACCATTGAATCTGAAAGAGTACCTCGACTGCGGAGAAAAATGTGCGAAACGTGCGGTTGAACTCCTCGACGCCTCCGCAGTCTCGGGCGGAAGAATGCCCGCGGTCCTTGACCCTGCGATTGGCGGCGTGTTCGCTCACGAAGCAGTCGGTCATGCGAGCGAAGGCGACGCAGTCCGTGATGGCGTCTCTGTCCTTGCCGGAAAACTCGGGACGAGTGTCGGCTCACCACTCGTCACCATCATCGACGACCCTTCTATGCATGGTTACGGCTACGAACCCTTCGATGCGGAAGGCATCGCCTGCGGTCCGACCGAACTCATCAGAGAAGGAATCATGAACGCGTACATGCACTCCCGCGAAACCCTTGCCGCAGTCGGCCTTGAGACCGGAGACGCAGGCCATGCCCGTGCAGAACCCGGCATGCAGCCGCTTGTTCGGATGAGCAACACCTACATCAAAGAAGGCGACTCCAGTTACGATGAGATCATTGCCGAGTGCAAAAACGGCATTCTCTTGATCGGTTCCCGCGGCGGTCAGGTGGACCCCGGCCGCGGCGCATTCCAGTTCAATGCAAAGTACGGCTACAAAATCGTGAACGGCGAAACCGCTGGCATGATTCGCGACGTATCACTCTCAGGAGACATCCTCTCGGTTCTCCACAACATCGCCCTCTGCGGAAACGATCGGAAAATGTCCTCGGGAATGTGCGGCAAAGGCCAGTCTGTCCCTGTCTCGGACGGAGCCCCGCATGTGTATCTGACTGAAGCAATGGTAGGAGGATCCGGAAATGCATGA
- a CDS encoding TldD/PmbA family protein, whose translation MHENLIDTDVILRAGEKLADEIEVLVLSFEDLSLEQREMAVSAVSEHAGSTIYIRTVTNKKIGVSSTSDPGRWKECLAASVSSAKLAEPVEGWKGLPAPAALPAGDDPFDPNLSIDPDTAAAFLKRMNEGAAAHADARVVSAGVSLSKGLSVLANSHGIRYERKMTGISLGLDAIAGTSTGYEYDSSPFLNRINPEKMGEQTTFWATASRNGVDVATEKRGVVFSEHVVDSLILDLFTEAINGRNVLTGKSIFAGKLGEVVADSSLSIADVPMDPLGNSMRRFDTEGTLASRREIIAGGVLSSYLYDCKTAGQAGVSSTGNALRGAGGATYIAPHCLRVSGKISDVTKEPCMFVREVIGAHTANPLTGEFSVEVANAFLMEEGEFLQPVKKAMIAGNVFDILKNIGGISAETKTFDGAVVPKMRVSGMQVIG comes from the coding sequence ATGCATGAAAATCTGATCGACACTGATGTGATTCTTCGCGCAGGAGAAAAACTGGCAGATGAGATCGAGGTCCTCGTCCTCTCCTTTGAAGACCTCTCGCTTGAACAGCGGGAGATGGCGGTCTCCGCAGTCTCCGAACACGCGGGCTCAACGATCTACATCCGCACTGTTACCAACAAAAAAATCGGAGTCTCGTCAACCTCGGATCCCGGCCGCTGGAAGGAATGCCTCGCAGCCTCGGTCTCCTCGGCAAAACTTGCCGAGCCGGTGGAAGGATGGAAAGGACTTCCGGCTCCGGCAGCTCTTCCTGCCGGTGATGACCCGTTCGACCCGAACCTCTCCATCGATCCTGACACCGCGGCAGCATTTCTGAAACGAATGAACGAAGGAGCTGCTGCGCATGCCGACGCCCGCGTGGTGAGTGCGGGAGTTTCCCTCTCGAAAGGTCTGTCGGTTCTCGCCAACAGCCACGGCATCCGGTACGAGCGAAAGATGACCGGCATCTCCCTTGGCCTTGACGCCATTGCCGGTACTTCGACCGGCTACGAGTATGACTCATCCCCGTTCCTGAATCGCATCAACCCTGAGAAGATGGGTGAACAGACAACCTTCTGGGCAACCGCCTCACGAAATGGTGTGGACGTTGCGACCGAAAAACGCGGCGTCGTCTTCTCCGAACATGTGGTGGACTCGCTTATTCTGGACTTGTTCACTGAAGCCATCAACGGAAGAAATGTTCTGACTGGCAAGTCGATCTTTGCCGGAAAACTCGGCGAGGTCGTTGCCGACTCATCTCTTTCGATCGCTGATGTTCCCATGGACCCGCTTGGAAACAGCATGAGAAGATTTGACACCGAAGGAACCCTTGCGTCCCGCCGCGAGATTATTGCCGGCGGCGTGCTGTCGTCCTACCTCTACGACTGCAAGACCGCAGGTCAGGCAGGAGTCTCTTCGACCGGCAACGCGCTTCGCGGCGCGGGCGGCGCAACCTACATCGCTCCGCATTGTCTGCGGGTGTCGGGAAAAATCTCTGATGTCACCAAAGAGCCGTGCATGTTTGTCAGAGAAGTGATCGGTGCGCACACCGCAAACCCGTTGACCGGCGAGTTCTCTGTTGAGGTCGCGAACGCATTTCTGATGGAGGAAGGGGAGTTCCTTCAGCCGGTGAAAAAAGCAATGATCGCAGGAAACGTCTTTGATATTCTGAAAAATATCGGCGGCATCAGTGCCGAGACAAAAACTTTTGACGGCGCGGTCGTGCCAAAGATGCGTGTCTCCGGCATGCAGGTCATCGGCTGA